The Magnolia sinica isolate HGM2019 chromosome 9, MsV1, whole genome shotgun sequence sequence TTTtactccatccaaaccgttcgtaaggGTAATCTCAAAAGGGTAATGGCAAAACAAAATACCATTCCgatttaagtgggccatgatAAGATTTTCAATGCGCCCAGGTAAGCTTTCGATTTACCTGTGCAAGTGACAGACGTAATGAGtgggaaacggatgggctactcccctgccactagctagaggtgggcatgttagacctgatccggtggatccgacccgactcggtactgttCCGAACAGAACTGACGACCTAGATCAGCCCTGATCGAGTTTGCCAATCTAAATTCGATCTTTTTCGGGTCAGGTTCGGATAGAGGTGTATCCGGACAGAATCGATCCGAAAACTCGAACCGAAATGGtctgacccgacccgacccggatGTAAATATATCTCTAAATAAAAGTTTAACCGCCAAGGCTTTTCATTCGGCGCAAAAAAAAACCCGCCCAATGTACACCCAAGCCCACTGACCATATCTCTCTATATCTATCTATCTCTCTTTATTTCTGCCTCTTTATTTCTATTATTGAAGAAGGTAAAAAGAAGACTAGCTAGATGTCCTTTGATAGATCAAAATTTTCTTTGGTTGCTGTTGGGTTACAGAGCTTCGTGGGGTTTGTCTGTTGGAGAGAAAAATATACCGAGAAATGGTGTATGgttgtaaaggaaagagagagagtcgtAGCAGGTGCATACAGCTGTTTACAGGCTGTGACTTGATAGTCACACCCGAAGTTGATGGAAGCGCCTGTGTacaaagcggattggctggtgtaacgggtctaatcatgaggtatgtgttatatccaaaccgtccatccatttggcgagctcattttaaggcttgcgacaaaaaataagacggatctaaccatcaactggaccacacctaaAAAAACTAGTGGGAGATTGAGCGTctgccgttgaaaccctttttagggtcacaaattttttatcaatataaaatttgtttttcctctcttcATTCAGTTACTTATGAccgtatgaaatttatttttcctattcatagacagattggatgtaaaataaacgttatagtgggcctacaaattttttaacggtgaaaatcattatctctattgctatttatggcgtggtccagatgatctttagttatgattcatttttttggatgatgctctaaaatcatctctattgttagatgaatggtgtagatataataaatacatcactgtggggccacgtaagatgtaactttgatctcctttgaatcgttctcacaactcggagatcgaggagcgcCAGtgccgtcttcgcacgacacgtaccaagAATAGTTGTAGGCTAGCTGGTGCTAgctgaaatcggattgtgtactagGTTACTCAGTAGGATcctatcgtaccgagtaaacttggTTGGGCCCAACGTGAATGTATttagtctatccacgccgtccatccatttttccatcctaTTTTAGTGGTAGaggccaaaatttaagcatacccaaagatcaagtgtaccatgccataagaaacagttgcaataatgatttccaccattgaaacctttatagggcccatagtgatgtttatttctcatccaacctgttcatgagatcacacaaacatcgatgaagggaaaacacaaatacaagcttgatccaaaacttctgtggcccccaagaaattttcaatggtaggtgttcaattcactcagtttctgtggtgtggtccaattgaggtttgaaTATACTTCGGTTTTaagttcaagccctaaaattatccagtaaaatggatggacggagtggataaaatatatcaatcactgtggatcccacagagtttacttagtatgcttagcgtactgagttactcagtacgcaatccacttccgtgcTAGCTACAGACAACAATTATAAAGCTTCTTCAAAAAGCTATATCTCTaagtaaagcttcttcaagaagctacgtAGCTGTAGTTTTTATCCTACTAAGTACATTATGTGGGCCATCATGAATTTTTATggtttatctacatcgtccattagttttttttagatcattttaggagttgataataaattttaaatatattcaaTGATCAAGTAAATTGCACCGTATAAAACATtgataataatgattttcatgCCGTTAAAAAAAACTGAATGATCCTGgccttgcccaatccgatccgactcagttttcctgaccgagtcataCTCGGATCGGTTAAGACCAACAGGATTTCGGATCTGTTCGGGTTAAATTATtgggactcggtcccggattagATCGAGTTTAGGTATGGCTCTAAAAATTCCGAatagagtcgagttggacctaatccagtccgactcggtccgatgcccacctctaccactAGCCCGGTgtctgatggtcggtgctcctccgtaggccccaccatgatatgtgtttcatccatgcggttcgttcattcatttttacagatcattttacgctagagtccaaaaaataaatggatataaatctcagtggatcacaccacaggaaaataatagtgattggatatccaccattaaaatcttcctaaggcccactgtactgtttatttgatatccaatctgttcatcaggtcacacagacctagataaatggaaaaagacaaatatcagcttgatccaaaacttttatggcctccaaaaagtttttaatggtcaacgttcattcaaaaatgtttctgtaatgtggtccatttgagatttgaatatatctAATTTTGGGTCTCattacttaaaatgatctataaaaatatatggacggaatggatgaaacaaatagatcattgtgggtcccacggagcaccgaccatcagccagtagccaatctgtttcctaatAAGTGGTGGTGAACTATGACCCTTACCTTAGGATCTTTAAAAAGGTCGTAGGTACATTCTCTTTTCATCATCTGGTGCGTTGTTAAAATCGAAGttggaagagaggagagagaatggGTGTGGTGAAGCTGGCTATTTGCGATGGGTTCATCACATTCACGTGGATGTTCTGCGTTTCCGGACTCGGCGTTTTGGCGTCCATCATAGCGTCAGCTCTCAATCTGGaccatcatctggtgggcccactcCCCAATCTCGTTATCGACACCGTTCTCATTTCTCTCATCGTCTTCTTCTTCACACTCCTCGGCCAGCTCTTGGGTGGCGCCAGCTTCAATCCCACAGCCACCGCCTCTTTCTACGCTGCTGGCGTTGGTGGGGTCCGCGACGACCTCGTTTCTGTCGGCCTGCGCCTCCCTGCGCAGGTTAGCAATCCCCCATTCcccatgtttttatttatttatttatcagcgTTTGAGGGACAGAAATGGAGATGATCTAACATTGTCGTTGGGGCCCAGTTTCgatctggtgggcccacctggcCACGGGAAGTTCCTGTgttcggaagctatgtggggcccacggagatgtccgtgacagatctactccgttcatcagtgtCTCCAGACCACAATAGGATAGGATACCAAAAATCAGTCAGatttaaaactcaggtaggccacaccagacGAAACAGTGAGAACagaaatttccaccgttgaaaccttcatggagccGACGATgatctttatatgccatccaaaccgttcatagtgtTATTACCAGTCAGATTagctgtaggcacaaatatcacactga is a genomic window containing:
- the LOC131254749 gene encoding aquaporin SIP1-2-like isoform X3; the encoded protein is MGVVKLAICDGFITFTWMFCVSGLGVLASIIASALNLDHHLVGPLPNLVIDTVLISLIVFFFTLLGQLLGGASFNPTATASFYAAGVGGVRDDLVSVGLRLPAQAAGAVGGAMAIMEFMPPQYKHMLVGPSLKVDQHTGAIAEGVLTFLISFAALLIIQKGPKNVLLQTCLLSVSTMSMIVAGSGYTGPSMNPVNIPPIPDSL
- the LOC131254749 gene encoding aquaporin SIP1-2-like isoform X2; its protein translation is MGVVKLAICDGFITFTWMFCVSGLGVLASIIASALNLDHHLVGPLPNLVIDTVLISLIVFFFTLLGQLLGGASFNPTATASFYAAGVGGVRDDLVSVGLRLPAQAAGAVGGAMAIMEFMPPQYKHMLVGPSLKVDQHTGAIAEGVLTFLISFAALLIIQKGPKNVLLQTCLLSVSTMSMIVAGSGYTGPSMNPVNERCSNFEHQ